In one window of Juglans regia cultivar Chandler chromosome 3, Walnut 2.0, whole genome shotgun sequence DNA:
- the LOC108987490 gene encoding vacuolar protein sorting-associated protein 28 homolog 2: protein MEVKLWNDKREREMYENFAELYAIIKATEKLEKAYVRDIISSSDYEIECHKLIAHFKTLASTLKDTVPSIERFADTYKMDCPAAINRLVISGVPATVEHRSATAGSATTSAAIVAECVQNFITAMDSLKLNMVAVDQVHPLLSDLSGSLNKLTILPPDFEGKTKMKDWIARLSKMGAADELTEQQARQLHFDLESSYNSFMAALPNDGT, encoded by the coding sequence ATGGAGGTTAAGCTCTGGAACGACAAGCGCGAGAGAGAAATGTACGAGAACTTTGCTGAGCTTTATGCAATAATTAAGGCCACTGAGAAGCTTGAGAAGGCATATGTCCGTGATATAATATCCTCATCTGATTATGAGATCGAATGCCACAAACTCATTGCCCATTTTAAGACCTTAGCTTCCACACTCAAAGATACTGTCCCGAGCATTGAGAGGTTTGCGGATACTTATAAAATGGATTGCCCAGCAGCTATAAACCGTCTGGTTATCTCTGGAGTTCCTGCCACAGTGGAGCATAGATCTGCTACGGCCGGCTCAGCAACCACCTCAGCTGCCATTGTGGCAGAGTGTGTTCAGAATTTCATTACTGCGATGGACTCACTGAAGTTGAATATGGTGGCAGTTGATCAGGTGCACCCGCTGCTCTCGGACCTTTCTGGTTCACTTAATAAGTTGACTATTTTACCACCGGATTTTGAAGGGAAGACAAAGATGAAGGATTGGATTGCCAGGCTGTCAAAGATGGGGGCAGCAGATGAGTTGACGGAGCAGCAGGCTCGGCAGCTCCATTTCGATCTGGAGTCTTCCTACAATTCGTTCATGGCAGCTTTGCCTAATGATGGTACTTGA